From Primulina tabacum isolate GXHZ01 unplaced genomic scaffold, ASM2559414v2 Contig1159, whole genome shotgun sequence:
TGTTGCAACATTCAGATCATAACACCGAAATAGTTCATTAATCAGGAGGGACAAAGATCAGAGAGAATAAAAGGACaactaaaatactaaaaccatcaaaagagaaaaaaactcaaaatctcATTATCCTTCATTACTGCCATCATCATCAGTCATTTTTGCTCCACTGGTTCCAGCTATATCTGTATctactccccctttttgtccagaatggacaCTTTCACCCAGCAGAAGCTCGTagtcagccacttgattttcataatGTTCAATGGTTTTCTTGGCATTTTCAATCTTTTGTCGACCATAGGCAATCTGAGCTTGAATGTAGGAGATAGACAATGTGACATAACCAGTAGGAGGAACATCTGTAGGTGGCTGTTCAGCTGTCTCAGGCACATGTTCAGATGTTGTATCATCAGTGTTGCCACATCCGGAGCAACATTTGAATGCAGCCAAGGCAGATCGATCTTTCTGTTGCCTTTGAAATAagcaggagaaatcttcagaggATCTTTGACAGGGCAATGATCTTCATCAATATCCTTAATGAAAccttgagattccaagattccATAAATCAGTGAAGGGTAGGGCAGCTTTGTTTTCTTGAAGTCTCCTTCAGCATATTGCAATGCTGTCCTGAACACCAGATTTCCAAAGTTAAAGGCCCTTTCACTACCAATAGCAAACAACACCAGGGCCTGAGATCTAGTCACAGTAGTAGAATTGGGTTGATCGGTGTCCAATCACAGATTGATGTCTTGTGCAAGCAAACGGAGAAAAAAGAAGTGAGATTAGCAGCACTCAACTTCTTGGGGATAATCAGGAGAATACTTTGATCAGGGCCCTCCAGTGAGCCCAGAGGTTTACTAGCATTTATGTCCAGATCCTCTCAACTTCCTCAATATCCTGAGGTGTGTAGAATGCATTGATACAGAAGGTGAGAACTTGTAGATACGATCACGAACAAACACTCTCCCATACTTCACCGATTCGCATCTCCAACACTGCCCAGGAGATTGCAGTAGGAATTCTAACACTACACGGCGACAAGTAGGGCAttaacatcaatatttttctcctCAATCAGCTCTCTCTGAACAAACAGCGGCCATAATGCCAAGGCATCCTCAGAATAAAATTTGGGGGAAAAAGACTTACTTAAATCATAGTCAGCTGAGTCAATGTCGCGCTCGGTGTTGTCAACATCCACCTCAACACcggcagcagtagcagcaacaTTCATCAGAAGACTCACTAGCTTCAGAGCCAATATCCTCAGATTCAGCATCACCCTGTTCCTCAGATTCAAAGTCAGATACAGACGATGAAGAGGAAGAAAGCTCCAGGTCGGTTTTGCTCAAAACTCCTTCATCATTTCTGAATCAGGTTCATCATCCTTAGAAATTTGTTTCTTGGTAGCCTTTTCTTTCTTAAGGTGAGCGAGAAACTCGGCCAGAGATTGTTCATCTTCTAAAGGCTCATCAGGAACTCTTTCTTCTGCAACATTTTGAGTATCTGTGATGGGGTTTTGTTTTTGAATACCAGAAGTAGAACCAGGTTCCTTTGCAGCAACAGTTGGTTTGGGGCGAGCCACcaactcaaaatcatcatcattgGAGTCGTCCCCAGATGAGAAATCAGGGTCCAGAAGATTTGAGGAGGTAGATGCCCGTGGTTTCTTGGTTGGAACAAAGTCAGGATCGAACCCTGCTTGTCTCTTTGACCTTCGGCGCATAGGAGCAGTGGGAAAAGCTTTATTCAAGACTTCAAAGTCCGGTGGATTCTCGACATTGATCTCGTTCCCAGGTTCACCAGGAGCGATCATTTCCAGCGGAGTTGGTTCTTCTGACACGCCCACAATTTCCATCCCCTCAACATTGGTTTCGGTTGTGGGTGTTGTGTCAGGTGATTTTCCACCCATGCTCGCAGCCATTTCACTCCTAATGTCGTGAGGATCGAAGCCAGTCATCTGCGCAATCAAGAACAAAAGAAGTAGATCGGTTCGAAGGACACAGAAATCGCGAAGAACAGAGATATTTTAAGCAAAAACAATGAATAGTGAGGGCAGGAGAAATTTCAGAATGTGAGGGAAAATACTAAACAGTAAAGTTATTCTTCGTCCATTCCTAATTATTTAAGCACAactctccaacggtaacattctgTTGAGCCGCAAACTTCAGCACCTTTCAACTCAATTTTTACTCTCACCCAACGGTAACTTTCTGAAACAGTGCCATCATTATTTCAAGAAATCAGGCAGGATAAAACACCACGTCGAATTAACCCCACAAACAGTTAgaaatcaagaaatttcaaaTTAAGTCGATTAGGGTTTTCTTcgtatttcatgaattaaaaactGATAGCCCACTGGTCATGATGAATTCACATAACAGCAGTATGAATGACTTAAATTTATTCCTAAAGTATGATCAAAAATGAAATGCACACGCATGTGATCAAACTGTGATCAGTCTGTACTTAGGTGTTGCAACACCTCTTGGCAACACTCACAAGTTGGACTCAAACTTTCTTGAACATTTTTAATTCAGACATGGTAGCTCCCactctagaagaacggtcttcataggactcctctaggtagcttttttcaTCTGTATTTGaattagaagtggtagctcccacactagaagaacagtcttcattggactcctctaggtagcttttttcattttcttctaaacaacaattttttttcttttctatttttcaccTATTGCTCAAGAATTTTCTAGTCATTTTCTACATTGGACAAGATCATGTGGTACACGAACATCCTCACAGCTTAATGACTTAGATTCAGCACACTCCATactttagaaaattttgatagaaaGTTTGATTCACAACTGAGAGCACACCATTCAGTATCTTTCACTTGTACAGCTTCACACAAAACAGGATGTATGCAATATGTCTAGCATCCTAAAAATAAATGCACATGCATGCTGAGTGTTGTCcacaggtgttgtaacaccgagGACAACATCCGTGAGTGATCATTGTGCACACAAGCTGAGAGACTTCCTaagattggaaaatctctcaaaatccaatggttttgtaaaaatacCAGCCAGTTGGTTCTCAGTTCTAACAAATTCCATTCGAATTGTACCCTTatcaaccaaatctcgaataaaatgatgtctaatgtctatgtgtttcgttcgagagtgttgtactggatttttgaaatatcaattgcacttgaattgtCACAGTATACAATTACGGTGTCACTGTTGAAACCATAgtctttaatcatttgattcatccacaaaagttgtGAACAACAGCTAGCAGCTgcaacatattcagattcagcagtggACAGAGATACACAATTTTGCTTTTACTATACCATGACACCAAATTGTTACCTAGATAAAAACATCCTCCAGTGGTACTCTTCCTATCATCTAGATTTTCAGCCCAGTCAGCATCACTAAACCCCACtttttttaatgtttgtttCTTTGGTGTACCACAAACCTAAGTTAACTGTCCCGGCTATATATCTCAAATTCTTTTGACAGCTTTTAAATGAGTGACTTAGGATCAGCCTGGTACCTGGCGCACAAACAtacactaaacatgatgtcGGGACGACTTGCACTTAAGTAAGAAGACTGCCTATGATTCTGCGATActgggtgttgtcaacacctgcAGCAACATCGTCTTTGGACAATTTTTCAGTCAACCTCATTGGTGTTTTCATGTGTTTAGTGTTCTCGGTAGAAAATTTCTTCACCAAATTCTTGGCATACTTGGATTGACACAGAAAGAtaccatcatgcatttgtttaatttgcaatccaagaaagaaacttaattctcctaccatgctcatttcaaatgtggTAGACATGCATTTAACAAATTCATCAACATGCTTTTGAGAAGAAGCACCAAAAATGATGTCATCCACAGAAATTTGACCACAAGAATATCATGCttcgatttttgaataaaaagggtttatcaacctcacctcgtttgaagcctAAGTCAAGCAGATATTCAGTAAGCCTACCATACCATGCtcgtggagcttgtttaagtccaTAAAGTGCCTTCTTCAACTTGTAGACATGGTTCGGGTGGTTTGGATCTTCGAACCCTTTAGGTTGGCTTACATAAGCTTTCTTCATTCAAAATGCCGTTCAAAAAGGCActttttcacatccatttgatataattttagGTCCATGTGACAAGCGATAGCAAGTAAAAGTCGGACTGAATCAATCCGGGCAACAGGGGCAAAtgtctcatcaaaatcaattcctTCAATTTGAGTATACCCTTGAGCAACTAACCTAGATTTATTTCTCACAACAATCccagattcatcagttttgttttaaaaatccatttggTTCCAATAACATTCACATTATCAGGTCTGGGAACCAAATCCCACACATCATTCCtaacaaattgttcaagttcctcatgcatcgcatcaacccaaaattcatcttttaaggcTTCATTTATATTTTGGGTTCAATGAACGAACAAAAACAGAATGGCTTACTTGAGAGTATACGGAAGTCATGCATACTAGACCCATCAGTTTTCCGATAATCTACCTTCTCCTTTCTTCTAGTTTGCATTCCTCCAAATGCTTCTCCAATGATctgagatgatggatgatttttctgaatcttacTGGGAATATCAATCCCTTCATTGGTtacaacatcatcattttcagtaTATTCTCCTGGTTCATCATTTGATTCTGCCAGTGCAGGTGTTGTCTCAGGTGTTACAACACCGGGTGCAACATCTGTGTTAGGCAGTGTCTCACTTATGTTCAGTAGCCCATCAATATCGTCCTCGATTGTTTTTTCCCGTTAGATCTGCAAGATCGTCAAAAACAACGTTAATAGATTCCATAGTCGTTCTTGTTCTGAGATTATACACGCGATATGCACGACTATTGgatgaataaccaagaaataaacaCTTGTCACTTTTAGAGTCAAACTTTGCAAGATGGTCTCGgtcattcaaaacataacatACACACCCAAAAAACATGAAAGTACTTCAGGTTTGGCCTCTTTCCCATGATGATTTCATAGGATGTCATAGTAGAACCACTCCTTAAGTACACACGGtttgaaatatgacatgctGTGTTTAAGGCCTCGGCCCAAAATCGTTTTGAAAATATTCTTTGAACTCAACATGACCCTAGCCATTCTTGCAGTGTCCTATTCTTCCTTTCGgctattccattttgttgaggagtcttaggggccgaaaattcatgaGTTATCCCTCTCTTTTCACAGAATGATATAAAGTGtgagttttcaaattctttaccaTGATCGGTCCTTATCTTACCAACCCTCAAATCATGTAGATTAGTAATCTTAGCATGTAATTTCTTAAAACAGCAAATGTGTCGgatttttctctaagaaaaCTTAGCCATGTAAAGCAAGAGAAATCATCCACACAAACACAtgaatacttcttacctccaaggctttccacttccatggacccataagatccatgtgcaagagttcaagacaccgtgttgttccaaagtgttgcaacacttgatGGGGAACACGTGTTTGCTTACCCTTTTGACATGCACCACAAACATAAGGAATTCCAGAGGATAAATTAGCATACCTCTCACAGCATCGTACTTACCAGGTTCTTTAATGTCTTGAAGTTTGCATGACCCAATTTTTGATGCCACAAGTTTAGTTCACTtacttttgaatgattgcacacaGGGTCCTCTCCAAGTTGATAACAATTGTCAGCCGACCTTGTACTTGTCAAAATACATGTATCAGTattatcaaaaacttcacaattgtctttaatcaaacttaacatgtaaaccatcatcacaaagttgacttatgcttattaagtttgagttaagTCCTTCGACATAAAGGCACATTGTGTAGACTAGGCAGTCCATCAACATTCAAGGGTCCATTTGCCAGCTATTCTTCCTTTAGCACCTCCACCATATATCACAGACCATTCCTTAGTCAACATAGTCAGTCAAATAGTCTTTAGAACCTGTCATGTGGCGTGAACAgccactgtcaaagtaccatattcctgcaatgttagtttttaacgAAGTATAAATAACAGAACATTGAATATTAGCCTTTGTCACCCAAACCCTTTTTACCGATGGTTTCCTATTGGCAGTGTTACGCCGGATGTTGTACAACACCTGTGGCAACACCTGTTCAGATTCCCATCTTTTGTAGTCATCTCTCAGTTTAAAACAATAGGGTTTGATATGACCAGGTCTAAAGCAATAGTGGCAGATAAAGTGGCGTTTTTTCTGGACTTGGACTTCTTTGTAGATATGTGCCTCTTTGATGAAACACCTTTTTCAGTGTATGTAGCATTCGAGATTTCAGCACTTCCTTTGACAAAGACAGTTGGTTTTCTTTCAGTGTTGGAAGACTCTCCTATTTCAAATTGGTGATTCGTATAACCAAGTCCAGCTTTGTCATTCTTTCCAATCATCAAGAGTGAATCAAGTTTGGATGAACTTGAATTAAGCTTCGCAAGAATTTGAGTTGCTTCTCAAGCTCTTCCTTGACTTTGCATAATTCCAGATCTTTCTTACTTAAGATTACTTCAAGTCGTGATACTTGTGACTTCAGCTCAGTGTTTCTTTGGAGAGAATTGCATTCactttatttcttttgatccaGTCTTCATACAATTCTTCATACATTGTCTGCACACTTTCCAGAGTGACTTCATCATCATCTACTTCTTGGTTTTCAGACTGACTTGATTCACCAAGGGTTGTAGAATTAAGACACACTGAATTTGAAGAGATGTTGCGACCAGGTATTGCAACACCTGTGGCAACACCCAAAGGATTGATTTGCATTGAACGCTTCTCCTTGATCACAGCAGACAACGATGTGTGTTTTTCAGATTCATTTGATCCTTGATCATCATCAGACTCTTCATCACTCAAAGTGACAGCCATGCCTTTGTTTCTCCGAAGTCGATTGGCACACTCATTGGCATAGTGTCCAAATCCAGAACACTCTCTGCATTGTACTGAGtccaaatttctgacatttgatTGGATTTGCAATTCAGTTTTTGGTCGAAATTGTCCTTTCATAGGAGTAAACTTTTGAGCTTTTGCAGAAGTGGTGATATTGGGCAACACagatttttgtccaattttcttcttctctctcattttcttcaagTAATCACCGAATTTTTTAGTAATTAGAGAGATAGAATCTTCACCTAAATCAGATTCATTCACTTCTTTAGATATTTGAAGGATTTCATCATAAGAGTCAGTTGAAACTTCAAGGGCTATTGTcttccctttatccttcttttgtaaatcaagattcatctcaaaagttctGAGGGAACTCATTAATTCATCCAGGTTGATTGTTGAAGTGTCTTTAGATTCTTCAATTGCACAAACTTTGACATTAAATTTCTAGGTAGAGATCTTAAAACTTTGTTCACCAATCTTTCATTGGACATGGGATCTCCAAGACTGTGAGCTTCATTAGAAAGTTGTCTCAACCGGCTATCATACTCAAGAATAGACTCCTTGTCCTCCATTCTCAggctttcaaattttgatgccACCATCCTTAGCCTAGTTTTACGCACACTCTCGGATCCTTCACAATGTTTCTGAAGTATATCCCAAGCTTCTTTGGCACAAACACAATTGGTGATTAAATTAAACATCCTTGTGTCAACAGACGAGAATATAGCATTGAGAGCCTTGGAATTAAAATTTGACGTTTGCACTTCATCGATTGTCCATGTACTTTCAGGTTTGAGCCGAGTGTCTCCATCAGCATCCTCAATCTTTGGTGGACTCCAACCATCAAGTACACGCTGCCAAGCTCTTTCTTCAATTGATTTAATAAAAACCCTCATCTTTACTTTCCATAATGCATAGTTTGATCCATCCAATACGGGAGGTCTAAAAACAGTGTTTGTTGATGCTTCCATGATCCTTTTCCACctggaaaacaaaacaaaacaggaTCTCACTTAGTAGCGTCAAGtggaagctctgataccaattgaaagttCCGTTTCCACAGGGTGAATGTGACGAGggtgagtgttgtgtgtatcagaatgtaggtgttgtgcgtaggtgttgtaacacccacgacaacatgcagcggaaattatagTTTAACACATTAACACACAACTGGAATGACAATAATACGAGATACGAGagataaattatgcacaagtataaaatacttgtgcggtgcctcagggcaaaataattcactagaaaaacttgtaagtttacaaaaaccaatactagtgaaagaataaaacaactcccttattaaggcgagtaacaaatttcatcctaaacctctaacaaaccgtataaccaaaatacataggatgcatcaactgagaagtgaaaaagtcttcaaaaatcagcgcactaatcaaaacagtgattaggtgttgtcttcagatgtagtcagcacttcacagcaacactttatcaacgacgcgagattgcttcaatcagaaaatatTTCTTCGTACAAATGCATCTCAGTCTCTCCGAAAGTTTTTTGCTCTATATCGTCCCCCTCttttgtttcttctcctttgagtcctatttaacatagaaaaaacaatttcattaggaaacaaactatttttaaaacaaggataatatcttaaagatattgtgatatcatatcttaaagatattaagagtcatatcaaatatagtcttatatcacatattgaatttatacgagatcatatcatcaatttcgagattatcccatgtctagaaaggcaaaatattaagataaaaaaaaaaatatatcaaggaataaaattcctttcaTATATGTTGAGATGAGCTATCGAAGCTACTCTACTCCTTGTCATCATTACAAGTTAAAATATGCGATGCATATTGTTTATCTTCTTACTTCTGGCTATTAATATATACACACAGTTCCTGAAGTGAAGAGCATCAAGAAAAAGAAAGTAATGCACCGACAGACACTTGAACTCGTCAAATGCTTGTGCAGGGCACTGGAATCTTTGCCTTCTAGTGATGCTTCACCTGTCTATCAAAGTGCCATGCTTAAGGCTGCAGAGGAAGGCATACACGAGGTTGTGGAGGTGATCATAGAGATGTTTCCGAATACCATTTATGCTGAAGAATCAAAAACTGAATGTACCATTTTTCACATAGCAGCAAGAGAACgcgttgaaaatattttcaatctCATTTATCATATGAATGAacgaaaacaatatttttacgACATGACGGACTCTTCGGGTAACAACTTTATGCACATATGCGGAGAACTAGCGCCTCCTCATAAACTCAATCTAGTTTCTGGTGCAGCTTTACAGATGCAGCGTGAGTTACAATGGTCTAAGGTACTCGACATCTTGCATAACATTCTTATTAATTATATGCATGTCCACCACTAGCAATTATTTAATTGGCGATCACTTCGGCAATTCTAGCTTGTTTGTTTACCTGAGCACATTTTTGTGGTGATAATTTCATCAACGTGCACCGTACAGGAAATGGAAAATTTTGTCAACCCTTCTCGTAGGACATGGTTTAACAATGACCGCAAGACTCCTCAAATGCTGTTTTCCGAAAAGCACCAAGAGTTAAAATCTCAAGGAGAGAAATGGATGAAAGACACTGCCACCTCATGTACCATTGCCGCTGCATTGATTGCTACAGTCGTATTTGCTGCAGCCTTCACAGTTCCAGGAGGACTTCATGGTGACACCGGAGTACCGATTTTCGTAAGAAAAAATTTATTCGTTTTATTTGCTATCTCAGACTCTGTTTCCTTGTTCACATCCACCACTTCACTGCTCATGTTTCTATCGATCCTGACTTCCCGTTATGCTGAACAAGACTTTCTTTACCTTCTACCTACGAGATTATGCATCGGCCTACTTACCCTCTTCACTTCAATCACGTTCATGATGGTCGCCTTTAGTGCAGCTATATATTACATTGAAGGAGAAATCTAATTTGTTTCTTGTACCAATGACCGTATTGGCCTGTCTTCCAGTCACATCCTTTGCATTATTGCAATTCCCACTTCTCATCGATGTGATGTATTCCACCTATGGACCTGGCATTTTCGGCAAAAAGAGTGATCGAACATTGTATTAAAACAAAGCAAAGCAAGGGCTTTCCACTTCAGTTAGATACCAAAgatatttgtgtgtgtgtgtgtgtgcgcgagtgtttatatatatatatatattatattatattatataaccAATATGAGGGATGTATCAACTTTAATAAAGATTTGACAATGTAATGCAGTGACATGTTTGGAATTTTATCGATAATAACATAAACTAGAGAGTTAGGAAATCCATGTTTATACAGCTGAAAATGTGTATTTACATCAAAGATAAGAGATTTATGAACACGAGTCTCAAGAGCCAAGCAATCCGCGACCTAATTATAGATATGCGTGATGTAGCATGGAATTCGATATAAATTGTTTTCCGTATTTATGTTGTAAAAATGCCTATAACTTGTTACACACTAGAAATTTTGGCTCGTCTCACTCCTCCTCGTTTTGACTTATATATGGTAGGGGTAAGTCAAAACCTTCGTAATGATCTAATGTtgcttttattaaaaaaaaaaaaaacaaagcaaaacaaaaacaaagccTACGAAACAATTTTTTCAAGAGGGCTACATGTTACTTTTTAACAAAATACAATACAATAACTATTACTTACAACATGTAATAAGACATTCGAGTCGCAGAGCCAAACGAGGATTGGCAAGACAATTGTTTCTATAGATTTGAAATGCATCTATAGATTTATGCATTTCCATATACTATATATTTTGAACCACCCGATTTTATTTAACTAGTAGCAAAGATAATGAAGTTAAGTATACTATGAATATTGATCCTAAATTTGCAAATAAATGTAGACACGTAAATTTTTCACAAATTATTCAATAACAAATACTATTTTACAACTTATCTATCATTTTAAACAACCACGGTTTAGTTTTCCATCATTTTCTTGTATGATTTTCGAATCTTTCAGTAtctttttcatctttttattttattttttatgcgcTTCTTTCTTTGATTAAATTCagcaatcatatcatcatatctaattttcatgttttttttcgtcgtcagatttgattttgattaaTCCTTTGATGTTGCATGTTTTTTTCCTATGGTCTTTCTATTtgtttatttgagtcatccatgctTCGGGTTTAACTCcttattatttttcttgtttttttaagTCTCACTCGATTTCTCCACATATTATGTTATATCTATTTTGCATTAGGAACATAATTAGTGTACAAATTAATTGATATTTTACTTGCTATAAAAATTAGGAGAAAAAACGTTAAAATTCAAGAGcagataataattaaaaaaactcTCTCGAGATAAGAGAGTagatagatttttattagggaggcaaaaaaattcaaatatttcacCATCGTAAAAGTCAAAAATATAACTGTATTTTCTTactttagaaaaaaattaatgggACACCTCCTAATCTATAGGTACAAATCTTATAATTTCaaaagtactaatttttttttttagatttaagttataaaatcataaaaatatgaaaaaatatgatatattcacataattttaaaactaatttagaatatatatacatacacaaaTATATGTcatcattaaaaaataatatatactaaaaaatatttgaataatatcaaatattacaaAAACAATTAAGCTATTGTcactatatttttaattaattttgttgcATTTAGAAGTATATAATAGATAAAATTATCTTAAGAGATATAACAACACTTTTAAAGTAGTAAATAATGTCAAtattacaaaaaatattaagaatTGATAGAGAAATCGagagatttcaaaattttcaatttaatttagaatttatgattcagggtttttaaatataaatttaaattaaataaattgctTACCGAAATTTTGTCAATGAAGTTTTCTTGAATAATTTTCATCATTATTTGACTTaatgtatttaagaaaaatttcaaatttaaacatgattatttagttaaattaatgtaatattaatTGAGGTCAtaatagaaataaaaatatgtaaaaaagAGGAAAATTGTTTTTATGTATATAATTTCACATGtacaattataaattaattaatatgttgaaaaaacaaaaagacaaaagataaatatatatatatatatatatatatatatatatatcaataattaataaaaatcaagttattgtgAAATAACCATTAATGTGTATTACCAATGACacattatgatttaaatttatctataatataatatttccaactat
This genomic window contains:
- the LOC142535860 gene encoding uncharacterized protein LOC142535860, giving the protein MEASTNTVFRPPVLDGSNYALWKVKMRVFIKSIEERAWQRVLDGWSPPKIEDADGDTRLKPESTWTIDEVQTSNFNSKALNAIFSSVDTRMFNLITNCVCAKEAWDILQKHCEGSESVRKTRLRMVASKFESLRMEDKESILEYDSRLRQLSNEAHSLGDPMSNERLVNKVLRSLPRNLMSKFVQLKNLKTLQQSTWMN